One window of Agromyces rhizosphaerae genomic DNA carries:
- a CDS encoding Fe-S oxidoreductase: MIRRVLLDSPVSRAGFWYAHLVGLAWGFLWSTGRVEKEGGLIVFRGMPKWTFGRGGSCVGACYLTNENVSEPVLRHERVHVAQWRRYGMLFPFLYLLSGRDPLRNRFEIEAGLEDGGYVKRRWRPASGRTAS, from the coding sequence ATGATCCGCCGCGTGCTGCTCGACTCCCCGGTCAGCCGAGCGGGTTTCTGGTACGCGCACCTCGTCGGGCTCGCCTGGGGCTTCCTCTGGAGCACCGGGCGGGTCGAGAAGGAGGGCGGCCTCATCGTCTTCCGCGGCATGCCCAAGTGGACCTTCGGTCGCGGCGGCTCGTGCGTGGGCGCCTGCTACCTCACGAACGAGAACGTCTCCGAGCCCGTGCTGCGGCACGAGCGCGTGCACGTGGCGCAGTGGCGGCGCTACGGGATGCTCTTCCCGTTCCTGTACCTGCTGTCGGGGCGCGACCCGCTCAGGAACCGGTTCGAGATCGAGGCGGGCCTGGAGGACGGCGGCTACGTGAAGCGCCGGTGGCGGCCGGCCTCCGGCCGCACGGCGAGCTGA